AGACCCGCAGCGGGGCACAGTCACTGGCTGTCTAGTGTACCGCCGTGTCATGACGGCCATTCGCCGCCAGTACGGCGATCAACACCGCGTGATCATCACGGAATGCGGGCTGGCGCGTGCTGTCAAGCACGGGATGCCCGATGTCGGCTGGTTATATGAGGCAGATTCCATTCCTGAAGAGCAGTATGTAGAATCGCTACGCTGGTACAACCGAGAGCTGTGTCGAGATGTCTATGTGTTGGGGGGATGTCTGTACGAGGTAGGCCACGCCGGCGACTGGTATTCGTTTCGACACCTGGGCACCGACAATCGCGGCAAACCCCTTCGCGTGATCGAGCAGATCGCCCGATTCCGAGAGGAGCCGACACCCGAGCCGACGCCGCCACCGAGGCCAGCACCGCCTCCACCGGAACCTCAGCCACAGCCTAAGCCGCGCGTGCCTACTCCAGCGATTGAAGATGTGTCGGCGCAGTTGCCCGTCCATCCGCAACGTCGTTACTCGCAGCGCGCCGTGAGCGACATCCGCCGCCTGATCATCCACCACACCGGCGTCAGCTCGGATCCGGATCCCGAGGCCATCGCCCGCTATCAGGTGAGCCAGCGTGGCCTGCCCGGCATCGGCTATCACTTCTTGATCCGCTTCGACGGCCGCATTCAACAGACGCAGCCGCTGACTGTGGCCTCTGCGCATACCACACGCCACAACGAGGACAGCGTGGGCATCGCCTTTGCTGGAAGCTTCATGCAGGGGATCCCCACGCCGGCGCAGCTCGCCAGTGGTGCCCACTTGTGCGCATACTTACTGGACCAGCTTGGCCTACCTATCAGTGCGATCGTTGGGCGGCGAGAAGTGGAAGGAGGGACAGCCTCACCGGGCTCGCAATGGAATGAAGGACTGCGCTGGCGGGAGACATTGCTGGCCGGGGTGACTCAGCGCTTGGAAGCGGCTGGCGTCCCCCTCATCGCCACGCGACGAGCCGGTGCTATAGCCAGCGAGGAAACCGAACCGAAGCGATCGCCCTTGGAAGAGCTGACGGAACTGCAACGCCTGGCCACACGGCTGCAAGCCGAGATCGCCGAGTTGGCCGACCGGCTGGCTGCGCTCGCCGAGGATATAACAACACAAGGAGAAGGTGAAGAAGGTAATAAGGCAAGATAATAAGGCGACGAGGTGATAAAGCGATGAGCCTTGGAGTCCCATAGTCCTCGTTCTCTTATCCCTCGTCGCCTTGCCCTTTCTTCACTCTGCCAGCGCAGCGATGATCGTCTGGCAGAATTCAGGCAAGTCGTCAGGCACACGACCGGTGATGATATTCCCATCTCGGATGGCTGGCACGTCTACCCACTGAGCTCCTGCGTGGATGAGGTCATCGCGCACGGCTGCATAACCGGTCACCCGTCGGCCTCTGGCGATGCCCGCTGAGGCCAGCACCCAAGGGCCGTGGCAGATGGCAGCGATGAACTTGCCCCGCTGGTGGTAGTCGCAAATGAGTTTAAGCGTCGGTTCGTGGATGCGCAGGGCATCGGGCGAGTAGCCACCAGGGAAGAGCAAACAGTCTACCTCCTCGCGGTTGAGATCCTCCAAGCTGGCCACGCGATAACGCTTTCCCTCCGCCATCACCGGGATGGGGACGGTATGCCCAAAGCGTCCTGTGACAGGCTTACCGTCCAGATAAGGGCGAGGGTGCAGCCCGGTAGGCACCGGCACGACGAGGACTTCAGCCCCCTCTTCGTTCAACCGCAAGATCGGGTAGAGCAACTCGATATCCTCGAACTCGTGAGCGACGATGATAGCGATCTTTTTGCCGTTTAATCTGCCAGCCATGGATCACCTCCTGAACTGTGGCAACCATTGCGCCTGGGCCTCAAACATCTCATTCACCATCGCCCGGATCTGCGGCAGCGTGCACACGGCTGCGGTCAGCGGGTCCAGCATCACGGCGTGCACGATCGCCTCTCGGTCGCCGGTGAGCGCGCCCTGTACCGCCAGCCCTTGAACGTTGATCATGTTTCGATTCAACGCGGCCAGTTGCAGCGGCAAGTCGCCGACGTAGCACGGCCGAATGCCATTGCCGTCCACCAAACAGGGCACCTCCACACAGCATCCCTCGGGCAGGTTGGTGATCAGCCCCGTGTTGGGCACGTTGCCATGGATCACTGTCGGCCGGTTCGTCACCATTGCCTCGATGATGTACGAGCCGTACTCGTGTGTGCGTTGTGTCGGCAGCGGCCGCGTGCCGGCGATCTGCTCCTTTACCTCATCCAAATAGGTGGGAAGCAGCTCGACGCAGTGCTCATAGTAGCCACCCGTGCGCCCCCAGCGAAACCAGTGATCGTGCGGCGACTTGAACCGTGGCACCAGCTCCTCCTCGATCATCCTGGCGCTCTTGCGCAGGTAGGGCACATACTCCGAGGCGTGGCCACTCGACTCGGTGACGAAGTAGCCAAACTGTTCCATCAGCTCGATGCGCACCGGCTCCGTGCCGCGGATTTCCGGGTCCTGAGCCGCTTGACGGATCAAGGGATAGGCATCTTTCCCCTTCCACTTGAATTCCAGCATCCACGCCTGATGGTTGATGCCGGCGCACTTGTAGGTGACTTCTTCATAAGGCGCGCCGATCCAGCGGGCCAGCATCTCACTAGTTCCCTGCACGCTGTGGCACAACCCCACGTGTGGCCGGCCGCTATCAGTAGCGATCGCCCAGCAGTTGATGGACATCGGGTTAGAATAGTTGATGAGCAACGCCTCTGGCTTGCATAGTTCATCCATTTCCCGTGTGATCTCTTGTAAGATCGGGATGGTGCGCAGCCCGCGGAAGACGCCACCTGGTCCCAGCGTGTCGCCCACGCACTGGCCCACGCCGTACTTGAGCGGGATTTCGATATCTAGCTTATAGGCATCGAGCCCACCCACTTGGATGGTGATGATCACGAAATCAGCCCCCCGAATCGCCTCTCGCCGGTCGAGGGTGGCCTCCACTCGCGCTGGTAGCTTGCGCTCATCAATCATCCGCTGCACCAAATCTCGGGCCAGTTCCAGGCGCACGGGATCAATATCCATCAAGCTGATGACGCTATCCTGCAGGGCGGGCACGGTCAGGATGTCGCTAGTCAAGTTGCGAGTGAACACCACGCTTCCCGCGCCGATAAAAGTGATCTTGGTCATAGCCTTAATACTCCTCTTCGAGATAGGGCAAGTGGGGACGCGTGCATTACCCCGTGTGCTCCCGGAGAGGCCAGATGAGGCATCCCTCGCCCCTACAGTTGGTAATGCGCGTCAATGTCGGCCTGATACGCGGCTACAACACCTGAAAGCACTTCTTCCACCGTCACGCGCCGCCCTAGCGTAGCTGATTCCAGCAGGGCGAAAGCGCACGCGAGGTCACGCAGCCCTTCGCGGCCGCTAGTCTCCGGGTCACAGCCCTGCTCGATGGCTCGCAGCCAATCGAGCTGTTGAATAGCAAAGGGATCGGTCAACCCCAACGGGAAGAAGCGCTCGCGCTCCTCTGCGCTCATCTCTCGCTCGAAGCGTTCCATCAATGACTCGCGTCGGCTATCGCCGTAAATGAGCTCACTACCTTTGATGCACCCCTCACTGCCGTAGAAGGCGGGCGTACCCGGGATCTCCAGCGGCTCACCGCGGCCTGCCCACGACCACAGCATCTGAGCGATGGCGCCATCTTCGAATCCAGCGACGGCTAGGTAGGTATCGTCCACATCCGCGGTCACTGTTTCCACGATACGGCCGGCCTCATCCCGGCGGTAGCGCACAGGCTCAAACGTGCGAGTCACTGCGCTCACCCATGCTACCTCGCCTAACACATAGCGTAGCCAGTGAAAATGGTGCACGCCGATGTCCACCGCACCACCCCCGCCAGCCTCTAGCTTGCGATGGCGCCACGGCGTGTCGGCTACCACGCGGTCGGGTGACCATAAGCCGCCTAACGAGCCGATGATGGCCATCTGCGGCCGGCCGATCAGTCCGCGCCGCACAGCCCAGTGCGCAGCGCGCACGATGCGGAGCTGGCGTACGTTCTCGAAGACTCCCAACGTCAGCCCGCGCTGCTGCGCCAGCTCCACCATCCGCCGTGCCGCCCTCACCGAGATAGCTAGAGGCTTTTCGGTGAGCAAGTGCTTGCCGGCGGAGAGCGCAGCCAAGCCCACCTGGTGATGCATCGCCAACGAGGTGAAGTCGTTCACGGCGTCCACGGGCGCCCGCTCGAGCATCTCCCGGTAATCCGTGTACACCTGGACGTCCACGTCGTCCTGGAGATCGCTGAGGTAGGTATGCGGCGCGGCCAAGGGATCGCCTGATTCGGGGGGAAGCACGGGCGGCCGCGGCGGGGGGCCCTCGCCACGGCGCAAGAACATGCGAGCGTCGGCCTCACGACGGGCCACGAGCGCTGTGATGCGGAAGTTGTCGAGTCCCAGCTCACGGAGCTTTTTGTAGCCCTGCAGGTGAGCGTTCAAGATGCGTCCGCATCCCACGATGCCGATACGGATCATCGTCACCTCCACAATGGCAACGGCAGGGAAACGGCGACACCATCGGCGGCGGAGATCAGCCCCGCCTCCAGGATCTCCTGTGCGTCACGGCCGACCTCTGCGCTGCACAACCCCTCGATGGGTTGGCCCTGAGCGATCCGGCTGAGGAAGTATGCGGTGGCGCTGCGCATCTCCTCCGGCAAGGGGGGCACCTCGATCGGGATGCCATCCTCGTGTTCACGGGTGGCCAGCAGGACACGGCCATTGGCTCCCGGCTCTACAAGCAGCGTTCCTTCACTGCCATAGATGGCCGTCACATACGAGGTCATATGCCCGATTTGCGTCCATGACGCCTCGGCAATAGCGACCGCGTGGGGCCACTGCATGACGATCACGGCGTTGTCCTCCACCGTGATATAGTGCTGCAAAAGGCGGCCGGCCACTCCCACCACCCGGCTGGGCTGCCCCAGCAGGTAACGGGCCAACGCTGCGCCGTAACAGCAGTAGTCCATCAGCGCGCCGGCACCGTTCAGATCGGCGTCATACAGCCAATTGTAGAAGTAAGGGGAGCAGCCGATGGCTTTAGGGCCAGCGTGGGCCGCTCGATACTTCACGCAGAAGAGTTGACCGATCTCACCGCCCTTAGCCATCGCCATCGCCTTCTGCAGCCCCGGCCACCAGGCAAACGGCCAGTTAACCATCAACAGCGTGCCGGCCATGCGCGCCGCGGCTAGCATGCGATCGGCCCCTTCTAGATCGGCTGCCATCGGCTTCTCCACCATGACGTGGAGGCCGCGTTCGGCTGCCTTTTCAGCCAGCTCGGCGCCGGTGGCGTTGTCAGTAAAGATGTATACAGCGTCCAGCGATACCCGATCCAGCATTGCCTCGTACGAGTCGAACGTTTGTGGGCAACCGTACTCAGACTGAATCCGGTCGCGCAGCGGCGCGTTAGGATCGGCCGCCGCCACCAGCTCACCCAGAGGAGAGGCCTTCAAATCGGCCAGGTTTCCCCAGACGTGATCATGGGTCAACCCTAAAACTCCTATCCGTAATTTCTCAGCCATGTTTTCCTCCTTCATAGCCTGTAGGATGCCTTTATGAGTCAGGGATTAACGGCCTGTTGAGCGCGCGCATCGCTCTCACCAGTTAGTCACCGAGCCATCCAGCCGGCGCAGATGCGGCGGCTCCATCATCTGGAACGGGTGCCGTTTCGCCGCCTCGCGGTCGAACTCGATGCCCAGCCCCGGGCGTGTCGACGGCAGCAAGTAACCATCCTCCCACTCCGGCTGCACGGGCACCACGTCGGTCAGCATAGTCCCCGGTTTCTGTGGCTGTTCCTGCACGCCGAAATTGGGCACCGCCAAGTTCAGTTGTAGACATGCGGCCGTGGAGACCGGCCCCAGCGGATTATGGACAGCCAACTTGATGTAGTGCGTCTCACACCAGCCGGCGATCTTCCTCGCCTCGGTGAAGCCACCTACGATGCAAAGGTCCACGCGCGCGTAATCAATCCACTCCTCTTCAATGAGCTGGCGGAACTCCCACTTGGAGCTGAACTGCTCACCGGCGGCCAGAGGGACGCGCGTACGCGGCCGCAACGTCTTAAATGAGTCGGGGTTCTCACAGCGCAGGGGATCCTCGATGAAGAACGGGTGAAATGGCTCGACTTCCTGGCATAGCCAGACAGCATCCGGCAAATCCAGACGAGTGTGCACGTCAAAGACGATCTCGATCTCGTCGCCGATGGCCTCCCGCACCGCCTGAAATTGCCGGATGGCGGCCAGGACGGCTCGGCGCGGCTCTAGGATCTCACCCTCTTGAGGCAGGCCCCAGCGCACGAACTTCCATCCCTCTTCCTTGGTCCTCAAGCACGACTCGACCAAGGGGGTGATTTCCATATCATGGCCGACATTGTGGGGATAGCACACCACCCGGTCACGCACACGGCCGCCCAGCAACTCATAGACTGGCACGCCCAGCGCCTTGCCCTTGATATCCCATAAGGCGATGTCTATAGCCGAGATAGCGGCGGTGAGGATGCGTTGAGCAGGGAAAAAGCCACCGCGGAAGAGGATCTGCCAGAGATGCTCAGTGCGAAACGGATCCTGGCCGATGAGGAGCGGCTTGAAGTGCTCGATAGCGCCCATCACGGCGAGCTCGCGGCCGGTGATCCCTGCCTCGCCCACGCCGTAGATTCCCTCGTCGGTGTCCACGACGACGAAGAGGAAGTTACGGAAGCCCCCCCAGACAGGATAAGGTTCGATCTGGGTGATTTTCATAAGCCCTCTGTTCCCTTCAGCTCGTTCAGGATAACCGTTTAGATCACAGTCTGCCTTTGTATCGCAAAAAGGTGACCGCTACTCGGTGAGGACTTCCTCGTCACATGAGCAAGCACAGCTGTAATCGCCCGCAGACGTTTCACGGCCACAGTGGCCTGATCTCCTACGGGATGCATCGTCCAATCAAGATTTGGACATACCTTTCGGATCAACGCGCGAACGCCCGAAACGGGTTCAATCGGGTCAACCGGGTGATGGTTTCTTCATCTACGCCGGCAGCCCGCAGCTTGGGCAGGAAGACCTCACTGATATACGTGAATGGCTTGGGGACGCCACCACCCGGCTGCGCCGGATCATACCAACCGCGGTCATGGCTAAGCAGCAAACGATCGCCCAAACCAGCGTCTAGAATCCGCTGAATCCATTCGATGTACACCTCGTCCGCCGGCCCATTGCCGATGCCGTCGTATTCGATCCAGCAACCGCGCTGAGCCATCTCCAGATGAAGGCTGAAGTCGGGTTCGGCCTGAGTGTGAATCCAGATAAAACGATCTGGCGAATAACCTGCGCTTTCGATGAGATCGAGCTGATCCCGCACCACACGGCCGCGAATAGTATGGCTGCCGATAACGGCGTTTGACGCCCTGCCCGCAGCGGCAGCGGCGCGCAACACCTTGGCTTCCGTCGCCGTCAATCCGTCATCGCCGGCGCTGAGCTTGATCCAGCCGGCCTGCACGCCGGTGCTCTCGATCTCGCCCAGTAATTCGCTGATCATCCAATCCCGTAGGCGCTCCTGGCTTGCCTCGTGAACCCAGGGGGGGATCCACGGCTCGCGGTAGACGCCAGTGGGAGCCAGCAGCGGAAAGCTAACAGCTTCGGAGACGGCCTTCAGGATGTCAGCCCGTCGCCCCACGCCGACGGTGCTGGATTCCACGATCGCAGTAATCCCCGCGGCTTTAGCCTTCTCCAGTTCGGGTGCCATCAAACGGATCACATCGGCCGTCTCAGCCTGAGCGTAACCGGGTTGATCCCAAGTGCGAAGGTCTACAAAGACATGTTCGTGGGGTAAAATCATGCCCATCTCACTGGCATCCTTAGGTCCGAGGGTGGTGATAAGCTGCGCCATACAATGCCTCCTGCTTCGGTTGGGAGAAGCGAGCCATAAAAAATAACCCCTCGCAGCACGATCAGCCTGCGAGGGGTGATCTCATCGTTCCGGGCTCCACCTCAATGGCGACGACTGGACTCGAACCAGTGACCCAGCGATTATGAGCCGCTTGCTCTACCAACTGAGCTACGTCGCCGAATGAAAAGCTGACGGCCTATACCTCTCGCCATCAGCCACTCAGGTAGCGGGGGCAGGATTCGAACCTGCGACCTTTGGGTTATGAGCCCAACGAGCTACCGCTGCTCCACCCCGCGACACCCAAAATTATAATTCACAAGAATCCCTCTGTCAAATTCAAATCATGCCCTTAATCTTAAGGTCCGAAGAACAACTCCCACCACTGACGCCAATGAGACGTTAATGACGGCTCTGCCCGTTGCGGTTCCTGCTTGAAAGGCTCCGGGCTTTCTACGATGACCTCTACCGGCACATCCCCTGGCCTTACCCATCCAAAGGCAGTGCGAGCTCGCTCATCTACATACAGGTCCGTCTGAGCATACGAGAGTTCTTTCTCCAGGCGCTCGCGCTGCAGTCGTGCCTCTTTGACTCGCTGTTGCCACTGTTCCAGCTCCGCCTGGACCGCCTGGCTGGCAGCGACGCGCTGCATATAACCAATCCCCAACACCACCAGCAGCACAATCGTCGCCAGGATCATCCATTGTGACATGCCTAAAAGCGGACGAGGTGGACGGGGCGACACGGCTTTACCTTTTCTACGACATGGTGAAATCTCAGAACAAAATCCCAGCACTGCGCAGCAGGCTGGGATTAACATTGGTGCCGAAGGTGGGAGTTGAACCCACACGGACGTTATGTCCACTACGCCCTGAACGTAGCGCGTCTGCCAGTTCCGCCACTTCGGCTTGGCTTTCAGGTGTTTCAAAGTGTAGCACGTCTCTGATAATTTGTCAAACACGGCTGGCGGGTGTACCCTATATCCGACGAAGGCCTGGCCCACGAAGCGCCGCCATATCGAGATGACTCTCGATTGCAGCTTAAAAGCCACATCACGTCTAGGAGAGGAGGAGTGCCCCTATGAGCGGCCCCTGGCGAATCCTTATTATAGACGATAGTTTGACCGTCTGCCGATATCTCAGCCATCTCTTCACCCAAGTAGGGCACCTCGTGACCACTGCTCATGATGGCGCTGCCGGCCTCCAGCTTTGGGGGCAATCCCCCTTCGATCTCATCTTGTTGGACTTGATGCTCCCCGATACAGACGGGCTTTCTCTCCTTCAACAAATTCGCGCCCGCGACCAGACAACGTGTATCGTGATGATCACTGGACACGGCGACGTGAAAACCGCTATCGAAGCAGTTCGACAAGGGGCTGACGGATACGTCGAAAAATCCCAGATCGCCATCGGTTCGAATATAGAGGAATTCCTGCATGTAATCCAGCGGGCCGTCGAGTTTCGAGAAGCCCTGGTCAACCGCCAGCGCCTGGAACAGGAGATCTATGAAAGAAATCAAGAGCTAGAGGCCGCTGTCCAACAGCTCCAGCAGACTCGTAACGCGCTGATGGATGAGCGCAATAAGCTACGAGAGATCCTCTTCAGCCTCTCCGAGTTGGTGATTGTGGTGGATCGGGAGGGACGGCTGATCCTGATGAATCCCCAAGCCGAAAGAGAGTTCGAGATCTCTCAAGAAGAAGCTGCTGGCCGTCTGCTCGCCGAGTTTGATATCAACCAACAGATTCTCGAGGGCGTGCGGCATGTTATGGACACCGGAGACCTTCTGCGCTTGGAGCTATCACGTATACGCGCATCAAAGGACCAAGACGCACGCGTGTTCAGCGTTATCTTAAACCCGGTGCGATTGCACAGCGGAGAGCTCTTGGGGACGGTCATCACCCTGCACAACATCACTCAAGAAAAGGAACTGGAGCAGATGAAGGCTGAATTCTACTCCATGATCACTCACGATCTGCGCAGTCCTGCTACCTCTATCGTAGGCTTCGTGGACCTACTTGCGCAGGAGGCTGTAGGCCCCTTGAACGCGGCGCAGCGGGAGATCATCGCCATTCTCCAGCGATCTGTGCAGAAGCTCTTAAACCTGATCAATGATTTCCTTGACTATTCAGCGATTGATGCGGGTTTCCTACGGCTGGAGCGAAAACAAACGCGTCTAGATCAAATTCTGAGCGAGGCTGTGCAGGAAGCGCAACCACTGGCCAACCAGCGCCGTCACATGCTAGAGCTATCTCTACCCCCAGAGCCTGTGATCGCCTGGATAGACGGCGAGCGAATTGGCCAGGTGGTCACTAATCTCCTTAGCAACGCTATCAAGTATACCCCTGAAGGCGGGCATATTAGGGCCAGCCTACAAGCGGAAGGGAACTGGCTTGTAATTGAGGTGAGCGATAATGGAATCGGCATCCCGGCCGATCAGATCCCTCTGTTGTTCTCCAAATACAAACGGGTGTCCGTTGATCACGTCCGGAAGATTCAGGGCACTGGCCTTGGCCTGCTCATCGTCAAAGAGATTGTTAAGGCGCACGGCGGTGAAGTCTCCGTCAACAGCGAGCCAGGCCGCGGTAGCACTTTCCGCGTGATGTTGCCTCGTGGACACTTGACCCAAGGCGAGCACGCCTTCAGCGCTTAATTATCAGCCGGTCTCCTCTCCAGTCGGCTCTAAGTGAATCAATACCTCGGCCACATTGGGCAATGAAGCCGCGATTGCGGCTTCTAACTGCGAGGTCAAGCGATGCGCCTCAACCACTGAGAGCGCCGGGGCCGCTCGGCACTCGAAGGAAAGGAAGAGCCTGCCATCACACAAGCGTGCCTGAATGTTGTGCGGCTCGCCCAGCTCCGGCATTGTGGCCACCGCTCTCGTGATCTGACACTCGATGTGCTGCCGCAACTCAGGGGAGACCGCATGGCCAGGCAACACATCCTGGTTGGCCGGCTCGATATGGGTCTGGATGTGATTCACCTGCGGCAGGCGGGCGGCCGCTTCCCGTTCCAGCCGATCCGCCAGCGTGTGTGCCTCGGCCAGAGAGATATGCGGAGGCACGCCTACGTGGATTTCCAAAGTAAGTTCGTCCTCGATCTGGTGAGCGCTGCTCTCATGGACGCGGACGTTGAGCGCATCAGCCACCTGCTTAACCGTCGCAAAGATCTCGCCGGCCTCCGGCTCAGGCCCCTTCTGCGCCTCCACGTGGATCGTCACATCGCTTACGCCGTCCAACTGCAGAAGGCGACGGCGCACTTCGTCGGCGATCGCCTCGCCTTCCTGCACGGGACGTCGCGGGCTCACCCGCAGGTGCAGGTCCACGGCCACATTACCCGGGGCACCTCGGCTGCGGATGCGATGGAACGATTCGACGCCAGGCACTTCTGAGATCACCCGCGAGATCACCTCCTCGTCCACGATCGCCTGGTCTACCAGGGCCGGCACGTTTTCCCGCACGATGTCTACGCCGATCTTAGCGATGAAGAGCGCAACTCCTGCGCCCAGTAGCGGATCTACCACCGTGTATCCCAGCTTTACAAACACTATGCCTACCAAGACCGATAGCGAGATCAAGACGTTGGCTCGTGTGTGCAACGCGTCGGCCACCAAGATCTCTGACCGCAACAAGCGTCCCTGGCGCAGCTCGTAAAAGCTGGTCGCGCTCTGTAATACGATGCCGAAGATCACAGCCGCAAAGGTCCACTCGTTAAGATCGGGCAGTTGCGGATGGCTAAAGCGATGGGCGGCATTGCGCAGCAGCTCCCAACTGGTCAGGAACAGCAACAGCGCGATCCCCAGCGCGGCCATCGTCTCGAACTTGCGATGCCCGTACGGATGCTGCTTGTCGGGCGGATGCGCCGAAAGCGAGAGTCCTAGCAAACCTACGATGTTAGAAGTGGCGTCGAAAAGGGTGTCTAGGGCATCAGCCACTACCCCTAGCGAACCTGAGACGATCCCGGCTGCCAGTTTGACGCTGGTGGCCAGGAAGTTTAGCAACATCGTTGTGATCAACACTCGTCGAATGGAGGAGATGTCTCGCACGATGGTTCTCCTTGGTCACACGATTTGCTGGAATTATACCTCAGCCAGGGATATTCGCCCTTTTAAGGAACTTCTCCATAGGACCCTTGGCCTGTTAAAAAGCACTTTGCAAACTCGTTGATCCATCATGTATGGACCTGGCAGAAGGCAGGCACGCTAGTTGACATCCTAGCCGCTTTAGCGTATACTTTCCCCGGTGTGGGCCCATAGCTCAATTGGCAGAGCAGCGGCCTTTTAAGCCGCGGGTTGCAGGTTCGATTCCTGCTGGGCTCACTTTTTTCGTTGTTGGCTTCCGTTGCTCTATTTTTGACAGAGTTGATCATCAGCCCCCCATTCCCATGTTGTGAACCCTTCCTCCTGTTCGCTGATTCGTCAGAGGGAGGTTAGTCTATGTCAAGACCTTTGCCGGAGAGGCTCGGCTTTGCCACGCGCGCGGTCCACGCCGGCGAACGACTCCGCTACCTCGACGCTACGCCTGTAGCCTCACCAATCACCCCCAGCGTCAGTTACTGGTATGAAGAAGCTGAAACCTTGGACGCCGTGCTAGGCGGAGAGCGCCCAGGTCCTGTCTATGCTCGCTTCGGCACGCCGACCGTCATGGCCTTAGAGACGGCCATCGCTTCTCTAGAAGGAGCGGGCGGCGCGCTGGCTGTCAGCTCGGGGATGGCGGCTGTGTACCTAGCATTGCAGGCCGCTGGCGCACGCAGCGGTGCCACGGTGGTGGCCGCGCGAGATTGCTTCGGCACCACCCACGCGCTCCTTAAGTACTTCCTAGCCGATCAGGGCGTTCGCGTGTGCTTCGTGGACATGAGCGATTTGGACGCGTTAGAACAGGCCCTTGTGCAGGAACAGCCGGCCGCAGTGATCCTAGAAACGATCTCTAACCCGCTATTGAAGGTGGCCGACTTACCGGCTGTGATTGAACGCGCCCACGTTGCGGGCGCTGAAGTGATCGTGGATGCGACTTTTAGCACGCCGTGGCTATGCCGACCGTTGGAGTATGGAGCCGACTACGCGGTCCACAGTGCGACCAAGTATCTGGGTGGCCATGGCGACGTGATGGGCGGGGTGATCGCCACCAGTCGGCCCAAACGTCAAATCCTCTATGAGCTGCTCAAGCTATTGGGCTGCGTCCTAGGCCCGCACGAGGCATGGCTGATCCTGCGCGGCCTGAAGACGTTGCCACTGCGCGTCCAACGCCAGTGCGAGAGTGCGCTGATCATCGCCCGCTGGCTGGAGGCTCATCCAGCCGTGGCCCGCGTGTACTATCCTGGCCTGCCTTCCCATCCCCATCACGAGCTGGCTACTCGGCTGTTCAGCGGTCGTGGCTATGGGGGCGTCGTCAGTTTCGAACTGAAGGCGAATGGCAGGGAAGCTGCCTTCCGTTTCCTAGAAGCGCTTCGCCTGATCCTGCCTGCTACCAGCCTAGGCGATATCTACTCTCTGGTCCTGTACCCCCCTATCTCCTCTCATCGCACGCTTACACCGGAAGAGCGCGCGCAACTCGGCATCAACGATAACCTGCTGCGGCTCTCCGTAGGCATCGAGGAGGTAGCTGACATCCAGGCTGACCTGGATCAGGCGTTGTGGGCCGCAGTAAAAGGGTAGACAATGGACTAGATGAGAGACAACAGAGGACGATGATGAATCTAACCTCGTATCTTGAAAATCACATGCTAGATTACCTTTCCGATCTGCGTGCCTTAGTCGAGCTGGATTGCGGCAGCCACAACAAAGCTGGCGTGGATCAAGCCGGCGCTATCATGGCTGAGCATCTGAGGAAGCTGGGC
This genomic interval from Anaerolineae bacterium contains the following:
- a CDS encoding PLP-dependent aspartate aminotransferase family protein yields the protein MSRPLPERLGFATRAVHAGERLRYLDATPVASPITPSVSYWYEEAETLDAVLGGERPGPVYARFGTPTVMALETAIASLEGAGGALAVSSGMAAVYLALQAAGARSGATVVAARDCFGTTHALLKYFLADQGVRVCFVDMSDLDALEQALVQEQPAAVILETISNPLLKVADLPAVIERAHVAGAEVIVDATFSTPWLCRPLEYGADYAVHSATKYLGGHGDVMGGVIATSRPKRQILYELLKLLGCVLGPHEAWLILRGLKTLPLRVQRQCESALIIARWLEAHPAVARVYYPGLPSHPHHELATRLFSGRGYGGVVSFELKANGREAAFRFLEALRLILPATSLGDIYSLVLYPPISSHRTLTPEERAQLGINDNLLRLSVGIEEVADIQADLDQALWAAVKG